The following proteins come from a genomic window of Ammospiza nelsoni isolate bAmmNel1 chromosome 6, bAmmNel1.pri, whole genome shotgun sequence:
- the CHST1 gene encoding carbohydrate sulfotransferase 1, translating into MQCSWKAVLLLALASIAIQYTAIRTFTAKSFHSCPIPNPVNCSLSQDTDVADRLCDENPTFPYNLSRKTHVLILATTRSGSSFVGQLFNQHFDVFYLFEPLYHVQYTLIPKLTQSKSTTDRRVMLGASRDLLRSLYDCDLYFLENYIKPQPVNHTTDRLFRRGASKALCSPPVCESLGAVDLHLEEGDCVKKCGTLNLTLATESCREHGHVAIKTVRVPEVNDLRALVEDPRLNLKVIQLVRDPRGILASRSETFRDTYRLWRIWDGTGRKPYNLDVTQLTTVCEDFRNSVSTGLNRPPWLKGKYMLVRYEDLARNPMKKTEEIYDFLGIPMDSNVERWIQNNTRGDRSSSKHKYGTVRNSAATAEKWRFRLSYEIVAFTQHACQQVLAQLGYKTAGSEEELKNLSISLVEERDFLPFS; encoded by the coding sequence ATGCAATGTTCCTGGAAGGCTGTACTCCTCCTAGCCTTGGCATCCATTGCAATCCAGTACACAGCAATCCGGACCTTCACTGCCAAGTCCTTCCACAGCTGCCCCATCCCTAATCCTGTGAACTGCAGCCTGAGCCAGGACACTGATGTGGCTGACAGGCTGTGCGATGAGAATCCCACTTTCCCGTACAACCTCTCCAGGAAGACTCATGTTCTCATCCTTGCCACCACCCGCAGTGGCTCCTCATTTGTCGGGCAGCTGTTCAACCAGCACTTCGATGTCTTCTATTTATTTGAGCCCCTCTACCACGTCCAGTACACCCTGATCCCAAAGCTGACCCAGAGCAAGAGTACGACAGACAGGCGGGTCATGCTGGGCGCCAGCCGAGACCTGCTGAGGAGCCTGTATGACTGCGACCTCTACTTCCTGGAGAACTACATCAAGCCCCAGCCTGTCAACCACACCACCGATCGCCTCTTCCGCAGGGGAGCCAGCAAGGCCCTGTGCTCACCACCTGTATGTGagtccctgggagctgtggatCTCCACTTGGAGGAAGGAGACTGCGTGAAGAAGTGTGGGACCTTGAACCTGACGCTGGCCACTGAGTCCTGCAGAGAGCACGGCCACGTGGCCATCAAAACTGTACGGGTGCCCGAGGTCAATGACCTCCGCGCCCTGGTGGAGGACCCACGGCTGAACCTGAAGGTCATCCAGCTGGTGAGAGACCCCCGGGGGATCCTGGCATCCCGGAGTGAGACCTTCCGAGACACCTACAGGCTGTGGAGGATCTGGGATGGCACTGGCAGGAAGCCATACAACCTGGACGTGACCCAGCTCACCACAGTGTGCGAGGACTTCCGGAACTCTGTGTCCACCGGCCTCAACCGGCCACCGTGGCTCAAGGGCAAGTACATGCTGGTGCGGTACGAAGACCTGGCCAGGAACCCCATGAAAAAGACTGAGGAGATCTATGATTTCCTGGGCATCCCCATGGACAGCAACGTGGAGCGCTGGATACAGAACAACACCCGAGGAGACAGGTCCTCCTCCAAACACAAGTACGGGACGGTGCGCAACTCGGCGGCGACGGCGGAGAAGTGGCGCTTCCGTCTGTCCTACGAGATCGTGGCGTTCACCCAGCACGCCTGCCAacaggtgctggcacagctcgGCTACAAAACTGCTGGCTCCGaggaggagctgaagaaccTCTCCATCAGCCTGGTGGAGGAGAGAGacttcctgcccttctcctaA